In Mycteria americana isolate JAX WOST 10 ecotype Jacksonville Zoo and Gardens chromosome Z unlocalized genomic scaffold, USCA_MyAme_1.0 Scaffold_30, whole genome shotgun sequence, a single genomic region encodes these proteins:
- the LOC142403029 gene encoding uncharacterized protein LOC142403029 produces the protein MEPLRGASRSTPLPPGRARGLRGGAAGPAQAAAGSRAPAGRGRGRCCPGPPLGGGAGARPRCRRRLRRTAAAGTRPPRGGEPRRRRRPAAPPGLWGGAAAGARAALRGAAAGGGSAVPRALGRGGGGRCEAPTRRPSCSCAGWGPRGGAHLGPAGSGAGEAEVPLLGLGWRRASPEFARLPPPLLGCPRPGAAGSPRGRAGSLAAVRARSGSAEAVGRRQLPRGPRSIPARYRGAGISCPFVPLLGNKPSRWRGGQGRHGGSVTGGGSVTHPDSPSESRPAGPFSRFPGPSPLGSAARACPRSASGAVTGTQPPGNGSGTGRCSEEKGVDGIERFCGFRRLPSPCGDPRPCRGHGGRCAGPRGGTRGPRRVTALAPGSPGPSRRGRALPSRCASGGQRRVGGWCPAVRAALAGWGFLG, from the exons ATGGAGCCGCTGCGCGGGGCGTCCCGCTCGacgccgctcccgcccggccgcgcccggGGGCTTCGCGggggcgccgccggcccggcccag GCGGCCGCCGGGAGCCGAGCGCCggcgggaaggggccgggggCGGTGCTGCCCGGGACCGCCGCTCGGGGGCGGCGCTGGGgcccgcccgcgctgccgccggcggctGAGGCGCACCGCGGCCGCAGGAAcgcgccctccccgcggcggggagccccggcggcggcggcggcccg cggcgccgccgggcctgtggggcggggccgcggccggagcgcgggcggcgctgcggggggcggcggcgggaggcggcagcgccGTGCCCCGGGCGCTCGGGCGCGGAGGAGGCGGGCGCTGCGAGGCCCCGACGCGGCGGCCGAGCtgcagctgcgcggggtggggcCCCCGAGGCGGTGCGCACCtcggccccgcggggagcggcgcgggggagGCTGAGGTGCCGTTACTCGGCCTCGGCTGGCGGCGGGCGTCACCGGAGTTCGCGCGTCTTCCGCCGCCGCTGCTCGGCTGCCcgcgcccgggcgcggcggggagcccgAGGGGCCGGGCTGGGTCTCTCGCAGCGGTGCGGGCCCGGTCCGGGTCGGCGGAAGCGGTGGGGAGGAGACAGCTCCCCCGGGGGCCCCGCTCCATCCCGGCCCGTTACCGGGGAGCGGGCATCTCGTGTCCGTTTGTGCCACTGCTTGGAAACAAGCCCTCCCGCTGGCGAGGGGGGCAAGGACGGCACGGGGGTTCTGTCACCGGAGGGGGTTCTGTCACCCACCCCGACAGCCCAAGCGAGAGCCGCCCGGCAGGGCCGTTTTCCCGCTTCCCAGGCCCCTCACCGCTGGGGAGCGCCGCGCGGGCCTGTCCGCGCTCCGCCTCGGGCGCTGTAACCGGGACACAACCGCCCGGGAACGGCTCGGGGACGGGAAGGTGCTCGGAAGAGAAAGGCGTCGATGGAATCGAGCGCTTCTGCGGTTTTCGCCGCTTGCCGTCACCCTGCGGGGACCCGCGGCCGTGCCGAGGGCACGGCGGGCGCTGCGCTGGGCCCCGCGGCGGCACCCGGGGGCCCCGCCGGGTCACAGCCCTggccccgggctccccggggccgagccggcggggccgggcgctgccttCCCGCTGCGCGAGTGGGGGACAGCGACGCGTTGGGGGCTGGTGCCCGGCTGTGCGGGCAGCGCTCGCAGGCTGGGGGTTTTTAGGGTAA